The Colletotrichum destructivum chromosome 8, complete sequence genome includes the window GGGTCAGCGTCAACAACAAGGGTGTCCCGACCACCGTCACCCCCGTCCCGACGACTGTCTCCGGCACTCCGACCCTCGAGTTCGCTGCGCCCAACGCACTGACAGGTAGCGTCTTCACCTTCGTCGACTACCGCCTCCACGTCAGCACGAGCACTGGCAGTCCGCCATTGGCTACCGCCAACCACAAGAATGGCGCTGGAGCTTTCGCCCCCTGCAGCAATACGAAGGGAGATTTCTCGCCTTTTTGTGATCCCGTCAGAGGCAGTCAGCTCTACGTCGACGGGACTTACTACGGTATTTGACGACTCCCCTTCGTCTCGCACAAAAGGAGAAGCAGCATGCTAACCACTTCCAGTGACCTGGGACCCCACCGTGCTCATCAAGGGCAACAAGACCAACGTCCACGTCAAGATCCAGGGTAAGGAGGTCAACGGCACGAAGgtcggcgacatcgtcctcaACGCCGACTCGGACAAGACCAACCCGGGCGCGTGGGGCTACTACGCCTGGCACGTCAGCAAGAACCTCATCCACGCGGGCCAGGAGAACGCCACCATCGAGCTCCTCATGTCGTACACCATCGATAACATCGCGCAGAAGGACATCACGGGCCCCcgcgttgtcgtcgccagGCGCCCGCAGTTTCACCCCGAGACCTCCCGGATGcccaagggcgccgagctgTACATCGCACTGCCGaccgtcttcggcgtcgtcattC containing:
- a CDS encoding Putative Pma1 stabilization in the golgi family protein; its protein translation is MPYGPVVTMHALNVVASVVLLLRGVAAVPAPSLVARADVLAPTAAWVSVNNKGVPTTVTPVPTTVSGTPTLEFAAPNALTGSVFTFVDYRLHVSTSTGSPPLATANHKNGAGAFAPCSNTKGDFSPFCDPVRGSQLYVDGTYYVTWDPTVLIKGNKTNVHVKIQGKEVNGTKVGDIVLNADSDKTNPGAWGYYAWHVSKNLIHAGQENATIELLMSYTIDNIAQKDITGPRVVVARRPQFHPETSRMPKGAELYIALPTVFGVVILAVIGGCLWNRRARQIGIGNVMSRSRHGYGVGKSRAQRLGARVRQSVFPRSRKDRGIQLRQQRDMSPDGGYVYRDEPLDSQHQQQSAGRPRRDSDALGSLAGSPTSTHFPDHGAQGGNAFREELRRQDRERY